Proteins encoded together in one Porites lutea chromosome 2, jaPorLute2.1, whole genome shotgun sequence window:
- the LOC140925824 gene encoding uncharacterized protein: MASLYNIRSVVICLLAFAAFLRFDELAKLVRSDVTIENDMLKLFIQSSETDQYRDGACIVVAYSRKATCPVTMMNRYLDRAGLSCDSPLFCQLSKTKCGYTPRSKGLSYSRLRELVLEAFKDIVPDISAIGTHSFRSGGVTAAANAGLPDQLFKRHGRWASESAKDRYVQDSLSPKALGI; the protein is encoded by the coding sequence ATGGCCTCTTTGTATAACATTCGTTCGGTTGTTATTTGCTTACTAGCTTTTGCTGCCTTTCTCAGATTTGATGAGCTTGCTAAGCTTGTTCGATCCGATGTTACGatcgaaaatgacatgttaaagttatttattcaaTCTAGTGAAACTGATCAGTATAGAGATGGAGCTTGCATTGTTGTAGCTTATTCTAGGAAAGCAACTTGTCCGGTTACTATGATGAACCGTTATTTAGATAGAGCTGGGCTTTCCTGCGATAGCCCTTTGTTTTGTCAGCTTTCCAAAACTAAATGTGGTTATACGCCTAGATCTAAAGGTTTAAGCTATTCAAGGTTAAGAGAGTTAGTGCTAGAAGCCTTTAAAGATATTGTTCCTGATATTTCTGCCATTGGTACACATAGCTTTAGGAGTGGCGGGGTCACTGCTGCCGCAAATGCAGGCCTACCAGATCAACTTTTTAAGCGTCATGGCCGCTGGGCTAGTGAATCGGCTAAGGACCGATATGTCCAAGATTCTTTATCTCCTAAGGCTTTAGGTATTTAG
- the LOC140926738 gene encoding uncharacterized protein codes for MAPGKTHVKDSKKSKQFQVKKGNISGIKKAKTSNAPKKKLKGRTWQQIEEINKNFTDVLHTTLIKDSSQAGNPKCASAGKEVCSQITERASITAVSDVSQDELTKTVENIANL; via the exons ATGGCGCCTGGGAAAACGCACGTGAAAGATTCGAAAAAGAGTAAACAGTTTCAAGTAAAAAAGGGGAATATCTCTGGCATCAAAAAGGCAAAGACCAGTAATGCTCCCAAAAAGAAG CTAAAAGGGAGAACCTGGCAGCAGATTGAAGAAATTAACAAGAATTTCACAGATGTACTACATACAACACTGATCAAAGATTCCAGCCAGGCTGGCAATCCGAAATGTGCAAGTGCAGGAAAGGAAGTCTGTTCACAG ATCACTGAAAGGGCATCAATTACAGCAGTTTCAGATGTTTCTCAAGATGAACTCACAAAGACTGTTGAAAACATTGCAAATCTATAG